A genome region from Sardina pilchardus chromosome 22, fSarPil1.1, whole genome shotgun sequence includes the following:
- the LOC134069849 gene encoding coagulation factor XI-like, producing MNALPMFLLFLISGEVGVTHGSFNECFPDLKVDVDFPGSDVLQIISTDELHCQRACSQHPSCQFFSFLRPDWTRDSRRFYCYLKHTDSGKPSRVTKLKGVTSGYSLKNCKETTECFPDLKVDVDFPGSDVKQIISTDELHCQRACSQHPSCQFFSFLRPDWTRDSRRFYCYLKHTDSGKPSRVTKLKGVTSGYSLKNCKETTECFPDLKVDVDFPGSDVKQIISTDELHCQWACSQHPSCQFFSFLRPDWTRDSRRFYCYLKHTDSGKPSRVTKLKGVTSGYSLKNCKETTECFPDLKVDVDFPGSDVLQIISTDELHCQRACSQHPSCQFFSFLRPDWTRDSRRFYCYLKHTDSGKPSRVTKLKGVTSGYSLKNCKETTECFPDLKVDVDFPGSDVLQIISTDELHCQRACSQHPSCQFFSFLRPDWTRDSRRFYCYLKHTDSGEPSRVTKLEGVTSGYSLKNCKETTECFPDLKVDVNFPGSDVLQIISTDELHCQRACSQHPSCQFFSFLRPDWTGDSRRFYCYLKHTDSGKPSRVTKLKGVTSGYSLKNCKATTECFPDLKVDVNFPGSDVLQIISTDELHCQRACSQHPSCQFFSFLRPDWTSDSRRFYCYLKHTDSGEPSRVTKLEGVTSGYSLKNCKETTDSPDSDYCD from the exons ATGAATGCCCTCCCGATGTTCCTACTCTTTCTCATCTCAG GTGAAGTTGGAGTCACTCATGGGAGCTTCAATG aatgttttCCGGACTTAAAGGTGGATGTGGACTTCCCTGGCAGCGATGTGCTGCAGATCATCTCCACTGATGAGCTCCACTGCCAACGGGCCTGCAGCCAGCATCCCTCCTGCCAGTTCTTTAGCTTTCTCAGGCCTGACTGGACCAGGGACAGCAG GCGTTTCTACTGTTACCTCAAGCACACAGATTCTGGGAAACCATCTCGAGTGACCAAGCTGAAGGGGGTGACATCAGGCTACTCCCTTAAAAACTGCAAGGAGACAACTG aatgttttCCGGACTTAAAGGTGGATGTGGACTTCCCTGGCAGCGATGTGAAGCAGATCATCTCCACTGATGAGCTCCACTGCCAACGGGCCTGCAGCCAGCATCCCTCCTGCCAGTTCTTTAGCTTTCTCAGGCCTGACTGGACCAGGGACAGCAG GCGTTTCTACTGTTACCTCAAGCACACAGATTCTGGGAAACCATCTCGAGTGACCAAGTTGAAGGGGGTGACATCAGGCTACTCCCTTAAAAACTGCAAGGAGACAACTG aatgttttCCGGACTTAAAGGTGGATGTGGACTTCCCTGGCAGCGATGTGAAGCAGATCATCTCCACTGATGAGCTCCACTGCCAATGGGCCTGCAGCCAGCATCCCTCCTGCCAGTTCTTTAGCTTTCTCAGGCCTGACTGGACCAGGGACAGCAG GCGTTTCTACTGTTACCTCAAGCACACAGATTCTGGGAAACCATCTCGAGTGACCAAGCTGAAGGGGGTGACATCAGGCTACTCCCTTAAAAACTGCAAGGAGACAACTG aatgttttCCGGACTTAAAGGTGGATGTGGACTTCCCTGGCAGCGATGTGCTGCAGATCATCTCCACTGATGAGCTCCACTGCCAACGGGCCTGCAGCCAGCATCCCTCCTGCCAGTTCTTTAGCTTTCTCAGGCCTGACTGGACCAGGGACAGCAG GCGTTTCTACTGTTACCTCAAGCACACAGATTCTGGGAAACCATCTCGAGTGACCAAGCTGAAGGGGGTGACATCAGGCTACTCCCTTAAAAACTGCAAGGAGACAACTG aatgttttCCGGACTTAAAGGTGGATGTGGACTTCCCTGGCAGCGATGTGCTGCAGATCATCTCCACTGATGAGCTCCACTGCCAACGGGCCTGCAGCCAGCATCCCTCCTGCCAGTTCTTTAGCTTTCTCAGGCCTGACTGGACCAGGGACAGCAG GCGTTTCTACTGTTACCTCAAGCACACAGACTCTGGGGAACCATCTCGAGTGACCAAGCTGGAGGGGGTGACATCAGGCTACTCCCTTAAAAACTGCAAGGAGACAACTG aatgttttCCGGACTTAAAGGTGGATGTGAACTTCCCTGGCAGCGATGTGCTGCAGATCATCTCCACTGATGAGCTCCACTGCCAACGGGCCTGCAGCCAGCATCCCTCCTGCCAGTTCTTTAGCTTTCTCAGGCCTGACTGGACCGGGGACAGCAG GCGTTTCTACTGTTACCTCAAGCACACAGATTCTGGGAAACCATCTCGAGTGACCAAGCTGAAGGGGGTGACATCAGGCTACTCCCTTAAAAACTGCAAGGCGACAACTG aatgttttCCGGACTTAAAGGTGGATGTGAACTTCCCTGGCAGCGATGTGCTGCAGATCATCTCCACTGATGAGCTCCACTGCCAACGGGCCTGCAGCCAGCATCCCTCCTGCCAGTTCTTTAGCTTTCTCAGGCCTGACTGGACCAGTGACAGCAG GCGTTTCTACTGTTACCTCAAGCACACAGACTCTGGGGAACCATCTCGAGTGACCAAGCTGGAGGGGGTGACATCAGGCTACTCCCTTAAAAACTGCAAGGAGACAACTG ACTCACCAGACTCAGATTACTGTGACTAG
- the bsk146 gene encoding serine/threonine-protein kinase SBK1, which yields MSSSPVLSSPPINIVEELQVITAQNLEKLEVNKYYEVIRELGKGTYGKVDLVIHKIRGTKMALKFLKKKTTKLRSFLREYSISLYLSPCPFIINMFGIAFETDDYYVFAQEYAVAGDLFDIIPPQVGLPETVAKRCVHQVGIALDYMHYKKLVHRDIKPENVLIFDRECRKVKLSDFGMTRRAGSPVKRVSGTIPYTAPELCGAAEPSEGFCVDPATDVWAFGVLLFCMLTGNFPWEKALPTDAFYEEFARWQRARRGAGTGPGGPVPSQWRRFTDEALRMFRKLLSLDPQRRCSVKEVFRHFGRRWMLDSEVGIGGVGGAGAGGGVGVGSHQGGLSSTSDEDEEDEDLLVDRMKQQTLSPVVCGGSKAAGAMETGSPQGHRYAAVAPGGYERVSRDNTSGSRILVTTPIEICV from the exons ATGAGCTCCTCGCCGGTGCTGTCCAGCCCTCCCATCAACATcgtggaggagctgcaggtCATCACCGCCCAGAACCTGGAGAAGCTGGAGGTCAACAAGTATTATGAGGTCATCAGGGAGCTCGGCAAGGGCACCTATGGGAAGGTGGACCTGGTCATTCACAAGATCAGAG GCACAAAGATGGCCTTGAAGTTCCTTAAGAAGAAGACTACAAAGCTGCGCAGTTTCCTGAGGGAGTACAGCATCTCGCTCTACCTCTCCCCCTGTCCCTTCATCATCAACATGTTCGGTATCGCCTTTGAGACCGACGACTATTACGTCTTTGCGCAGGAGTACGCAGTGGCGGGAGACTTGTTTGACATCATTCCCCCTCAG GTGGGTCTTCCAGAGACGGTGGCGAAGCGTTGTGTCCACCAAGTGGGCATCGCCTTGGACTACATGCACTACAAGAAGCTGGTGCACCGCGACATCAAGCCCGAGAACGTGCTCATCTTCGACCGCGAGTGCCGCAAGGTCAAGCTGTCCGACTTCGGCATGACGCGGCGGGCCGGCTCGCCGGTCAAGCGCGTGAGCGGCACCATCCCGTACACGGCGCCGGAGCTGTGCGGCGCGGCCGAGCCGTCCGAGGGCTTCTGCGTGGACCCGGCCACGGACGTGTGGGCCTTCGGCGTGCTCCTCTTCTGCATGCTGACCGGCAACTTCCCCTGGGAGAAGGCGCTGCCCACCGACGCCTTCTACGAGGAGTTCGCCCGCTGGCAGCGGGCCCGGCGCGGCGCCGGCACCGGCCCGGGGGGACCCGTGCCCTCGCAGTGGCGCCGCTTCACCGACGAGGCGCTGCGCATGTTCCGCAAGCTCCTCTCGCTGGACCCGCAGCGCCGGTGCTCGGTCAAGGAGGTGTTCCGCCACTTCGGCCGCCGCTGGATGCTGGACAGCGAGGTGGGGATCGGGGGAGTCGGCGGGGCGGGCGCCGGCGGCGGCGTCGGCGTCGGGAGCCACCAGGGGGGGCTGAGCTCCACCTCcgacgaagacgaggaggacgaggacctGCTGGTGGACCGCATGAAGCAGCAGACGCTCTCGCCCGTGGTGTGCGGGGGCTCCAAGGCGGCGGGCGCCATGGAGACGGGGTCGCCGCAGGGTCACCGCTACGCGGCGGTGGCGCCCGGCGGGTACGAGCGCGTGTCCAGAGACAACACGTCCGGCAGCCGCATCCTAGTGACCACGCCTATCGAGATTTGCGTGTAG